The Chitinophaga pinensis DSM 2588 region TCACCGTTTCCCATAATCCGTTTCCATCCATATTACCCAGCTGGTTAGTCTGGTCACCTGCAAACAGGTAAGGTAAGCCTAGTGAAAATTCCCGCTGTGCAAAGAAGTTGTCCGCCGTAGCATGATTTTCTTCATACAATAACAGTCCTGTTACATTGTGTTTCGCAGCGAACAGGCGGTTATAATTCAGCGACAGCTGATACAATGAGGCGGTATTATTACCATAATTACGATTCACCGTAGAAGGTGAATTCACCAGCGTAGGAATATATTTATCATTCTGCCGGTCGTATTCATACAGGCTATAAGACTTTCTGACCATGGTATTGTCTACGATATTAAAACCGTAGTTGTACATACCTCGCGCCATCAGTCCCTGGATGCCTGGTATATCGTATTCCAGTGCCAGTTGTCCCTGAAAGTTCTTATTCTTAAACGCCTGCGATCCTACAATAGCTGAATTCGTCATTACCACCGGATTGGCATTGTCCGGCTCCAGGTGCGGATACAGCGGATTACCATTTGCATAGATCTGATCCGTCGGCAGCTGGTTCCAGGTGTATTTAAACATCTCCCATACGCCCCTGCCGCCCGGTTGATTTTTAGTATCCGTATAACCAGACAAGAGCAACTGTGCACGCATCCGGTCATTGATCTTTGCGTTAATATTGGAGCGGAAGTTCCAGCGGTCATAATTCATATCGTTGGTACGAAACAGACCATCCTGGTTGAAATAGCCCAGGTTGAAGAAGTAATTCGCCCTGTCATTCCCACCGTTCACACTCAAGGTATGTTGCGTTTCCGGTGCAAATTCCCGCATTGTGGCGCCTACCCAGTCCGATGACTTTAATGTCCCGTTTTTATACAGTTCCATATCTGCATCTGAGAACGACGGCGGCATCTGATTATAGAAATTATTCCCGAAATCCCGCTTCTGCTTTTCATTCTTCAGCATCATATACTGCAAAGCATCCACACCCTGTGGTACATTCAGGAACTGCTGCCAGCTTTGGTTCACCGAATACGTGATATCAAACTTGCCATTCGGATTACGGGAGCCTTTCTTACTGGTCACCACGATCACCCCATTGGCTGCCTGTACCCCATAAATAGCTGCCGAGGCGTCCTTCAGAATAGAAATACTCTCTATCTCATTCGGGTCCATTCTTGACAGATCACTCCCACTCCTGGGCACTCCATCAATAACGACCAGCGGGTTTCCCATCCCTCTGATGTCAAAGACGTTGTCGTATGCCCCCGGTTCACTACTTTTCTGCACCACCCTGAGTCCAGGTAGTTTACCTGTCATCATATTGATGACGTTCTCATTCTTGGTCGTCACCAGCTCACTGGCTTTGATCACGGAAACTGCACCTGTCACGGTTGCTTTCTTTTGGGTACTATACCCGGTTACAATTACCTGGTTCAGACCTGCGGTCGTTGCCGGTAAGCGTATCAGCAGTGTACCGGAGCCTGTATAAGGCACTCTGATCTCCCGGTAACCGACCAGGCGGATGTACAATGACAGTGTCTGTCCTTCTGGTGCTTTGACTGAAAAGCGACCATCTTTCCCTGAGATGGTCCCCGATTGCGTCCCGGCAATACCGATAGTCACCCCCTCCAGTACATTGCCGTTAGCGGAGTCAATGACCTGTCCGCTGATCGTTTTTGTCAATGCCCCCTCGTTGTCTCGTTTTTGTGCTGTGGTTTGTCCCGGTCGGGATAAAATAATAGCGCCGATGAATAATAGCTGGAAGAACAGGAAATTTCCGCCCTTGCTTTTCATAACATGGACGCGTGCGTCATACGTGGATCTTTTCATATTTGCGGCTTTGCTTTTGTCCTTTTAACAAGGAGGTCTGTAGAATTCTGGTTTCATAACTGGATTAAAGAGTTTTATGCTGATTCACTCATGACATAGATTCTTCTATTGGCGATCAAGGTGTAAGAAACTATCCGGGAGGTTAAAAAAGGTTTAACAAAAGGGTTAATGAGGGGGTTAATGGCTGACTATTTTTCAAATTTGTGAAAATTTCATGACGGTTTAAGTGTGTGGGATACGTTTCATCGATTTTGAATGCGTGGATTAGGGGGATAGTGATGATTCGTTCCTATACTGCGGGAGTTGTTAGTTGAGATTGTGTATTTGTTTGTGGATGGATTGGTTTTGACATGGATGGTAGTTGAGTGATCTGGTCTAGAGGAATTGGGGCTTGGGGACACTGCGTGCGGTTTCAGGAGGGACCCGGGCTGTATTCTTTGAAGCGTTCGCGCGATGATGCAGTTTGGGGCGTATTTGGTGGTGGGGGGATGATTAAACGTTGGGGGAGGTCGGTCAGCTGCGCATCAAACAACGAGGGCCCCTGGTCTCCTCCTGAAACCTCCCGCTGAACGGTCCTGTCTCCTAAGATAGTAGGTTGCACAATTTTAGCCAGTTTTAATACTTGCCTAAATCAAATAATCTAAGTATCTTGAAGACATCCTTTTTACTGACTGTTCCCTAACAAATTGATTTTGTATAAGTAACAGGTATTTGCTTTCGTCAACAAAGCAAACCTTTAGCTCAAATATCTAACTTCTAATATTTTTCCCCTTCCATCTCCCTTTGCCAAATGCTTATGCCAATGGTTTGACTATAGTCATGCTACGTTAATGCCTCGTTTTCCAATGAAAGATCAACGAATGACAAGTACAGAATAGAGCCGTTAAAGAAGCAAATTTATAATATGCGATCTTGATTAATTGTACTCTCCATAGCAGTACTTACAAGACGAGTACCCACAAAAAACCAATAAACAGGAACGTAAGATAGACAGCAGCCAACAGCGAATTAGTTAATAGTCAGCCTCCAGGCAGCGGCGGTTTCAGGTAGGAGACGCTGGCCTTAGCTATCTGAAGTAGGCCGACGCCTTGCAACACCGCTTCATACCACCCAAATGCCTACCCAAGCACCAACGCTGAATACATAGATACTTCAGAGAGCATCAGCCAGTGGCCCTATCTGAAACCATAGCAATGCCCCCAAGACGATTACTCAAAAAAATCAATAAATTAGAGAAAGGAGACCACTATGCTTTAATCACATCGTTGAAGGACTTATAAAACTCCTCGCCATAAATATCCCGATAGTCCTTGACGAACTTCTCATAAGTATTATTAGCCAGAGAATATCGCCGCAATAAAACAAGACTTTTACACTTGAACTCCAATGCTTCTTCATTAAGCCGGTCAAAAAAGAAGATCGCATTAGCCACCCGGATCACAAACTCAGGATCTTCAGACTCCTGCTTGAGATAAGCCAGACTCATATCAATAACCACATTACTCACTTCAGCCTTAACGTCATCTAACCAGTCATATTCAGTCTTCGCCAGAAATGCACCAGATTCAATCACTTTCAGCAAAGCAGTCATTACAGGACGATCAACGAAGCTATGTGCCTTCGTGAGATGAACAAACTGCTCATAATCAAGCGAAAACTGTCCTTCATTGAACTGAAACTGCCAATACACAGATTTCTTGTTAATCATGCAGTTACCAATCTTCTCCAGAATGCTTTTCAGCTTCGCCAGGTTAACAGAGCGATTATTTTTAGCGTCTTTAGCCGATTTACCATTCCAGAGAATCTCTGTCAGTTCATCCGAAGTAATCCCCTGTCCCGTTCTGACAGTATAAATCAGGATCAATAAGAGCAGTTCTTTCATCAATGGCGTGAACAGCCCCGTCAGCTCCGTACCATCTTCACTAAATGCCTGAAAAGGACCGAACAGACGAATAGACGAACGGGCAGGTAGCACAGGCTGCAAAGGAACAACAACAGGGTCTTCTACGGAAGCTGGTGGTAGATTGGGATCATCCTCCACAGCCAAAGGTTGTGCTTCGATGAAGTCGGTTTCAGGTGCTTCTTCGGGCACTGCGATAACAGGAGCCGTATCCGGTGAACTGGTTTGCATTGGGGTAACAAGCTGCTTATTTCGTTTTCTACTGTACCGCCACAAGACAAGTATGCACGTCAGCAAAAATAGTCCTATGAATAAAAGCCATTTATGGAAGCCTTTTTGAGGAGCAGCAGCGGCAGTTTCTATCACCGGATCCAGTGGTGGGAAATCGATCGTATAGACTTTCACACTGGTTTCGCGTTGATGCAATTCCTGGTCTGCATACAACAATGTGACGGCTACTAATTTACCCGCTCCAGGAGCATAGTAAAGATCTGCAAAGGACTGTACATCGTAAAAAGAATAAGGGATCGGAGTACCTGTCAGTTTATAGACCGGTTTATCCAATGAACCCTGGATCAGTTGCAATTTGGAATTAAAACTGTCTTTGGGGAATACAAGTCCGTAGTACTGGCGTCTTTTGGCATCTATCACCAGACTGTTCGCAAATGTGAATCTGCCATAGACAGAATCCAGGTTGAAACGTTTAGTGAATGTTCCGGAACGAATATCAAAGGAAAAGAGATCGTAGTAACCTCCCGGATCCAGCATCTGATCGCCGGTTATACTACCATAACCACCCACAATGAAAGCTGTATCTCCGGTAGCGTTGAGACCAAGCCCTGCCAGATAACGGGGAGGAAAGAAATGACCGCTGACCGACAAGGTATCCCAGTTGCCGGTACGCAGCTGATAACGTTGCACCTGGTTCTTGTACTTCAGCTGACCGTATCCTCCGATGATATATAACGAAGTATCCAGCGGAGAAACAAACTTATTAGCGTGCCAGTATTCGGTTAGAATGGTATCGGGGAAAGTCTTGTTCCATTGCGAGGAAGAAGGATCATAAGTGGCCAGCTTCCGGTGGTCGATATAGAAATTATAGAAACGGTTGGTCAGCGTATCATAGATACCCTGACAACCGATCAGGATGTTCTCCTGTTTAGCGCTCTTTGCAGTACGTGGATGCTGATTCTGCCGCAGATCGTAGGTAATGATAGAGTCGATGCCGGCAATCAGTAGTTGTTCATTTCTGCTATCAAAGCCTGTTACGGCATTACCATTCAACTGAAAGGCGCCGGCCATTTTCCAGTACTGATGCCCCGGCTTCAGCCATACACCATTTTTGACCCTGGCGGGCTCACGGGCACTGATATCATAACAAAGGGTATCGGATACTTCTTCCAGCGGCCAGTGATTATGCAGGCGATCATTATTGAAGATGCGGATATCCTTGATACGCATGGGAGGAATGTCACGGGTATGAAAGCGCTCGTCGTCATTGGCGCCATAGAGAAAACGAAAGCAATTGCCTTTGAAGTTGAAAGCAGTACTTCCTGCCTGACGGTCATTGAGAGAAAGCGATATCAGCTGTTTGTTGAGGTCCAGCGTGATAGCCAGTTTGTTCCAGTCATTGTACAGCCTGTATGCGTCTGCCGCAAAAGAGATGTTGAAGAATTTTTGTCCGGAGATGATGCGGAAAAGAGATGCCCGCTGATCATAGATCAGGTCAATATTCTGGTTCTCGTTGATGATACGCAGGATGTAACCAAAATAAATATGATTATAGGAAACAAAGTTCAGATCAAATTCCAGCCTTACTACGCCTGATAGACATATGGGCCTGCCGCTACCAATTTCAAAGGAAGTCCTTTTCTCGGCAACCGCTTCATGTCCGTTGAACGCCAGCCCATAGGATAAATAAGATTGCGCCTGTCCTATAGTACTAAAAATGAGTAACAAAAATATAGTAAGGAAAGATCGATACATACTTAAACAAAAAAACGATATTAAGTTGTATTGAACAATCCCCAGGCGCATTTTTTTATTTGGTCCACCGGCTAGTAGACCACCAGAACAGCTCCTTTCTCCTGTACGGGCTGCCCCAGAATATCAATTCCCTGCAGCAACCACACATAAGCCCCGGCATCTACTTTTTTACCACGGAAGGTGCCATCCCATCCGGTGCTGACATCTTTAGCGGTATATACACTGTTGCCCCAGCGGTCCATTACGGTAAACAGACTATAAGTAGCCACTCCTATCCCTTTGGGTCTGAAGATGTCGTTATGCCCGTCGCCATTAGGAGAGAAAGCGGTAGGCGCGTATACTTTCACCGCATCGATGATATCGACCTTGAAGTAGGTCGTCGGACTCACACATTCCCCAAACTGATAATTAATACCAAAAGTCGTACTACCCGTGATATCTGTTACGCTGAATTCTCCTGTTGTATTTGTTTCAGACCATTCTGTGCCCGGACGGAAGAGATTATAACTACCCTGGTGCAGGTTGGTTACTTTGATATCGGCGGTCATTCCCTTCATGATCACGACATCTTTTACCGTCGGAGCCAGCAGCAAAATGTCCACTGCGTTTACAGGTAAAGGATCACTGTATACGACGCAACCATAGGCGTCTGTTACCCGCAACGTATAGTCATATCCTCCAGGCAACGATTGTGCCTGTAAAGAGGTAGAAATAACCGTACTGTCAGGAGTCAGCCATGCATAAGACAGCGGTTCCTTCCCATTGACACCCAGACCGGCAATAGCACCGGAGGTCATACTGCAAACGTCATCGATAATAGACAGATAAGTAGCATCTATACGCGGCAGATTGGGTGTTTTCAGGATAATGGTAGCAACCAGCTGCTCACATTGTTCAATATCTTTTACATACAATCTGTAAATACCATCGCCTGCATTGGTCAGGTCTTTTACCGTGCTCACTTCCATATCATTCATATTCAGCCAACGGTAACTGGCGGGCGTCCCTCCTGCCAGGATCATACCTGTGACACTACCATTGTTCAGGTTACAAACCGGATTCTGCGTATTTAACTGTGAAACCGTGATCAGGTCAGGTTCATGCTGCGGTACATCAAAATCTGTTGTAACGTTACAGCCATAGGTATTTGAAATCTCCAGGCGATAATTGCCAGGGGCCAGATTCGTCAGATTAAGACCAGTACCGATCACGGTACCATTATCGTCCATCCAGCGGGTAGTTTCCGCATTAGTGGCCTGTAAGCCTGTGATACTACCATCATTCACCGTACAGGATGCTTCTCCGATGATAGCCGTACTACGGTCAATCAGGATCTCTCCCGGTGCGGTGATGACAAATGGCTGTGAAGGTCCTGCTGCCGGACAGCCAGATTGATCAGAAAAAGCAAGTGTATAGGTACCAGCAGGAACATTGGTCAGCTGCGCGGTATTCCCTACGGTTTGTCCGGTGGCATCGGTCCAGGTATAGGTGATCGTACCGGTACCGTTTACGACTAGTCCGGTGATACTACCTGTCGGCTGACTACAAACTGCGTTCTGCAATTGCACGGTGCTCAGGTTGAGCACCGGTGCATTTACAGCGCTAATTTCAAAAGGTCCGCCGGTTGCCGTACAACCGTTAATCGTGTCTGTAATGGTGATATTATAGTTGCCGGGGGCAAGGTTATTAATAGTCGGGCCAGCGCCAATACTTACAGCGGGCATATTGACATTATACCAGTTGTATTTCAGGTTAATACCCTGGAACTGGAGGCCTGTGATGCTGCCGTTATTAACGCCACATCTGGCAGGAATGATCGTCATAGTACCTGTCTGAATCACAGGACTTATATCTTTTACCTCAAAGAAAGGTGAATACTCAACGCACTCCGGTTTGTTACATCCCGCGCCATACATTACCAGGCGGTATCTACCTGCCGGCACATTCAGCAAAGAAGTATCTGTACCAACTGTATTTCCGTTTTCATCTTCCCAGTGAAAAGGTGTTGCGTTGTATAAAATCTTGTTGATAATACGTCCGGTACTTTCTCCACAGGCCGTATGTACAATATTATTTTCAATATCATCACTCCATACCGGATTACTGTAATCGGAGGTAGCGCCGGTAGCATCAGTGGCGGAGAAGATTACACCGTCACGGCCTTTCAGTGCATAGGTCCATTTACCATCTGCACCGGCTAAAAATGTTTCAATATAATTACGGCCATCACACTTACGTCCGTTACCACATCTGTAAGGAATAAAAGCCTCCATTTTAGCATTTGGCGTAGCTATCCCGGTGATGGTGGTAGCATTACAGGTCAGCACCCGTACAAAAGGCTTTGCTTTCCCATCAGCAGGATTCCAGTTCAGTAATTGTATACTATTAGCAGGTCCTGTTACAATAGAAGTATTATTGTTACAGAACATCTCATTCTGCGATATTGTCGCCTGATAAGTAGACACAACGACCACCGGCACATCATAACAGCCGGCAATGATGTTTTTATCCAATAGTGTACCGCCGATTACGCCCCTCATACAATCGGTCAGCCGGATGCCGGAAGAACGTTGTCCGAGTACCGCTGTACCAGTAATTTCCGTCCCTATTTTATTGCGTTGCACCCGGAAAGTGCCATTGCGCAAACCATACAATCCCAGTCCGTAAACACTCTGTCCTGCTATCAGGTTATCTGCCACTGTAACGATCCCGTTTGTAGCACCGGCAATCGCTATATAATCGTCTCTGAAAAGATAAGACGCTGTCCCAGCAGTTCCACTGACATCCGTCCCGATCTTATTAAAAGTAGCTGCCACATCCCCTGCATCCGCAGAAAGATAAACACCATAAGTAGTACCGGCAATAATATTTCCCAGATCAGCCCTGTTACCACCAAATGTTACACCATTCAGGTGTGTTACCAGCACAGGCTGATAACAGGAATATGCGTCAGCTGCAATTACGCCGTCTTCCCGCATACCGATAATGTTATTCTGTATAGTCAGATTGCTGATGGTTTTAGGGTCCGTATTGGGCGCTACACCATAGATCCCGAACTTAAACCCATAAATCACATTGCCTTTAGCATTCCCTCCGATAATAATATCCGAACAGGTTCCACTGATCTGAATACCATAGCTTTCACCAGCCACTCCGCCAGTGGCGATTACGAGTCCGTAGATCTCCACATCTGAAGCGTTGTCTATTCTAAGGCCATAAAATGTCGCCTGGTCATTATTACGTAGCAGCTGTACCCTGGCAGTACTGACACCGTATACGGTGGATGCCTGTGTAGATGCATCTACCACGATGTTACTACTCAGCGCCGGCAGGTCGCTGTTAATGACAATAACAGGTCTTAACGGCGATGTCACCGAAATATTAAAATAGATATAATCTTTCTCAGTTGTACCGTTGCTGTTAGCTTTGGTAATTGCATCTCTTAGTGATCCGGGGCCGCTGTCTGCCTGCGTAGTGACAGTAAATATGGCTGCGCTGGCAGAGGAAAAAACACAAAAGAAAGATATGGTAATAAGCAGGAGTTTAACACCTGTAGGTTTCATATTTTATCAGTATTCGGGATATTTTGGCAGTTTGATTTATGCTACCGGGCTGAAAAATACACATATTTATCAAGAATATAATATAAATCAGACAATTGTTATAAAGATTCTTGCCGTCAGACGGGCATTTCAGGACACAAGAACTTAACTATCATATGCTTGGGCAAACAGGAAATTTTGGCAGAAAATATTGGTCAACGTCCCTTTTAAACAAAATAGCCGGATACAGAAGTATCCGGCCTGCTTTAACCACAGCGGGGATGAAATAAACTATTCCACCACCAGCTTCTTTGTGTCAATCTTTATATCAGAGATTGTCTTTATGAAATAAATACCAGGCACGAGCTTGTCCGTAGCCAGCTGGATACGCTGCTCCCCTGCCGGCATCTGCTGACGTACCGTCTTCACCAGCACACCGTTTGCATTGTATATTGTTATCAATACATTGGTTGCTGTTGGCAGCCTGTAATACAACGTAGCCTGTTCCCTGGCCGGATTCGGATAGATACGCAGACCAGCCTTCGTTACTTTCACTTCCGTTGCAGCTGCTGCCACATATGCCTGTCTTGCAGCCGTCGTAGTACCCCATCTGAACGTTTCCCAGCCGCCAATGGCAGTACGGTTCCAGTTCATAGCTTGTGTGCCGTTTTCAGAAGACATATACAGCCCCTTCCCACTTTGCAGGGCTACTGTATTGCTGCTCAGGCTTATCCAGTTAAAACAGGTGGAACTATCCAGGGCAGTACCTGTACAGAATACCGGGTTGCCTGCTTTTACATACAGCCCGTTATTGCCCTTCAGTGCAACCGTATTGTTGCCTGCGTCTACTACTTCAAATTTCTCCCATGGTCCCAGACCTGTACGGTTACAGTTCATCGCCTGCGTTCCATTCTCAGAACATACCAGCAAGGTATCGTGATACAGGTAGATAATGCTGCCTACCGGTGCAGGAGAAGGATTCGTTACGGTTGTATCCTGTGCATCTTCAATGATAATATCATCAAAACAGGCGGTGAAAGTACCTGTCTGTGAGGCATTATCATAAGCGATACTGATACCGGTGATCTCATCGCCTATCAGCTCTCCCTTCCCTATCTGGCAACTGAATTTCGACCAGCCCCCCACAGTACCTCTGGCCACATTCGGATGCATCACACTGCCGTTATTGTCTTTATAAGCACTCAGGTTATGCAGTACCTTGCCTGATTTAAACGTCAGGTCTACTGAAGTATTACGTCCCTGATTGTTAACGGTATATTTCCAGAAACTCAATTGCATATTGGCTTTTACGGTAATTTTAGTTTCCGCGATCTTATAATAATAACTGGAAGCACCATTCGCAGTACCATTAATTTTCACGGTGTATACGCCGCTTTTAGAAAATGCAGGTGTATTCTCTATTGCTACACTGGTATTACTTACGCCGGTTGACGACAACAATGCGTTCTTATAAAAACAGGCATCAATCGGTGATACGATAT contains the following coding sequences:
- a CDS encoding kelch repeat-containing protein; the protein is MLLIFSTIGQAQSYLSYGLAFNGHEAVAEKRTSFEIGSGRPICLSGVVRLEFDLNFVSYNHIYFGYILRIINENQNIDLIYDQRASLFRIISGQKFFNISFAADAYRLYNDWNKLAITLDLNKQLISLSLNDRQAGSTAFNFKGNCFRFLYGANDDERFHTRDIPPMRIKDIRIFNNDRLHNHWPLEEVSDTLCYDISAREPARVKNGVWLKPGHQYWKMAGAFQLNGNAVTGFDSRNEQLLIAGIDSIITYDLRQNQHPRTAKSAKQENILIGCQGIYDTLTNRFYNFYIDHRKLATYDPSSSQWNKTFPDTILTEYWHANKFVSPLDTSLYIIGGYGQLKYKNQVQRYQLRTGNWDTLSVSGHFFPPRYLAGLGLNATGDTAFIVGGYGSITGDQMLDPGGYYDLFSFDIRSGTFTKRFNLDSVYGRFTFANSLVIDAKRRQYYGLVFPKDSFNSKLQLIQGSLDKPVYKLTGTPIPYSFYDVQSFADLYYAPGAGKLVAVTLLYADQELHQRETSVKVYTIDFPPLDPVIETAAAAPQKGFHKWLLFIGLFLLTCILVLWRYSRKRNKQLVTPMQTSSPDTAPVIAVPEEAPETDFIEAQPLAVEDDPNLPPASVEDPVVVPLQPVLPARSSIRLFGPFQAFSEDGTELTGLFTPLMKELLLLILIYTVRTGQGITSDELTEILWNGKSAKDAKNNRSVNLAKLKSILEKIGNCMINKKSVYWQFQFNEGQFSLDYEQFVHLTKAHSFVDRPVMTALLKVIESGAFLAKTEYDWLDDVKAEVSNVVIDMSLAYLKQESEDPEFVIRVANAIFFFDRLNEEALEFKCKSLVLLRRYSLANNTYEKFVKDYRDIYGEEFYKSFNDVIKA
- a CDS encoding SusC/RagA family TonB-linked outer membrane protein codes for the protein MKRSTYDARVHVMKSKGGNFLFFQLLFIGAIILSRPGQTTAQKRDNEGALTKTISGQVIDSANGNVLEGVTIGIAGTQSGTISGKDGRFSVKAPEGQTLSLYIRLVGYREIRVPYTGSGTLLIRLPATTAGLNQVIVTGYSTQKKATVTGAVSVIKASELVTTKNENVINMMTGKLPGLRVVQKSSEPGAYDNVFDIRGMGNPLVVIDGVPRSGSDLSRMDPNEIESISILKDASAAIYGVQAANGVIVVTSKKGSRNPNGKFDITYSVNQSWQQFLNVPQGVDALQYMMLKNEKQKRDFGNNFYNQMPPSFSDADMELYKNGTLKSSDWVGATMREFAPETQHTLSVNGGNDRANYFFNLGYFNQDGLFRTNDMNYDRWNFRSNINAKINDRMRAQLLLSGYTDTKNQPGGRGVWEMFKYTWNQLPTDQIYANGNPLYPHLEPDNANPVVMTNSAIVGSQAFKNKNFQGQLALEYDIPGIQGLMARGMYNYGFNIVDNTMVRKSYSLYEYDRQNDKYIPTLVNSPSTVNRNYGNNTASLYQLSLNYNRLFAAKHNVTGLLLYEENHATADNFFAQREFSLGLPYLFAGDQTNQLGNMDGNGLWETVNKGLVGKMNYDFKSKYLFDFSFRYGGSSKFKPGAQWGFFPAVSVGWRLSEERFIQSILSPTLLNNLKVRASYGKTGDDSATGFQYISGYNYPSPGYFFGGNYVNGMASRGVVNPDLTWYTAKTLNLGVDFDLLKGLLGGSVDYFIRNRSGLLATRTTTLPGTVGTNLPQENLNSDRTRGYEIVLTHRNTLGDFSYNITANVASTRRMMRTVQQTKAGNSYENWKNSQADRYTNIWWGKQYGGQFTSYDQIYNHTVNAGGGNQGIVPGDYYYIDWNNDGVIDGKDESPIATRDIPLVNFGMTIGAAWKGFDFNMLLQGATDFYVQYAEQMAEPLMYGRSALTPFLDRWHTADPGADVFDPNTVWVPGRYPAMGSASAEGTKAVQDASYMRIKSLEFGYTIPKKLLSRVGITNLRAFINSYNLATITGLKNSDPEHPGTVATGADWNYSQGGYKYPMNRTFSVGAGITF
- a CDS encoding T9SS C-terminal target domain-containing protein, producing MKPTGVKLLLITISFFCVFSSASAAIFTVTTQADSGPGSLRDAITKANSNGTTEKDYIYFNISVTSPLRPVIVINSDLPALSSNIVVDASTQASTVYGVSTARVQLLRNNDQATFYGLRIDNASDVEIYGLVIATGGVAGESYGIQISGTCSDIIIGGNAKGNVIYGFKFGIYGVAPNTDPKTISNLTIQNNIIGMREDGVIAADAYSCYQPVLVTHLNGVTFGGNRADLGNIIAGTTYGVYLSADAGDVAATFNKIGTDVSGTAGTASYLFRDDYIAIAGATNGIVTVADNLIAGQSVYGLGLYGLRNGTFRVQRNKIGTEITGTAVLGQRSSGIRLTDCMRGVIGGTLLDKNIIAGCYDVPVVVVSTYQATISQNEMFCNNNTSIVTGPANSIQLLNWNPADGKAKPFVRVLTCNATTITGIATPNAKMEAFIPYRCGNGRKCDGRNYIETFLAGADGKWTYALKGRDGVIFSATDATGATSDYSNPVWSDDIENNIVHTACGESTGRIINKILYNATPFHWEDENGNTVGTDTSLLNVPAGRYRLVMYGAGCNKPECVEYSPFFEVKDISPVIQTGTMTIIPARCGVNNGSITGLQFQGINLKYNWYNVNMPAVSIGAGPTINNLAPGNYNITITDTINGCTATGGPFEISAVNAPVLNLSTVQLQNAVCSQPTGSITGLVVNGTGTITYTWTDATGQTVGNTAQLTNVPAGTYTLAFSDQSGCPAAGPSQPFVITAPGEILIDRSTAIIGEASCTVNDGSITGLQATNAETTRWMDDNGTVIGTGLNLTNLAPGNYRLEISNTYGCNVTTDFDVPQHEPDLITVSQLNTQNPVCNLNNGSVTGMILAGGTPASYRWLNMNDMEVSTVKDLTNAGDGIYRLYVKDIEQCEQLVATIILKTPNLPRIDATYLSIIDDVCSMTSGAIAGLGVNGKEPLSYAWLTPDSTVISTSLQAQSLPGGYDYTLRVTDAYGCVVYSDPLPVNAVDILLLAPTVKDVVIMKGMTADIKVTNLHQGSYNLFRPGTEWSETNTTGEFSVTDITGSTTFGINYQFGECVSPTTYFKVDIIDAVKVYAPTAFSPNGDGHNDIFRPKGIGVATYSLFTVMDRWGNSVYTAKDVSTGWDGTFRGKKVDAGAYVWLLQGIDILGQPVQEKGAVLVVY